A window from Engraulis encrasicolus isolate BLACKSEA-1 chromosome 13, IST_EnEncr_1.0, whole genome shotgun sequence encodes these proteins:
- the LOC134461686 gene encoding E3 SUMO-protein ligase KIAA1586-like — MLGRKSGVASRLQTMFPNITLWHCSAHRLELAVADVVKEMGAVNHFKSLMDKLYALYSTSNKNRLELRTAAESLDVQLCKIGRILDTRWVASSFRTVDAVWKNYPALYKHFQTASDDPSRDGITRRTYSGLAMRLSSHAFVNNLGIMCDALQELSELSVELQKRDVTIISAHKTISREIRVLEAMSERPGRYTELSQRGIVENSFQGVTLNGGKPSDKSLDHKQFFLTVAKNLEERMLSQGGRVPDKTGYNKFIEELKVLYAQYWPDGADALYGETEVESLCQRFNITNPRAVLRAYRAYRDSDGNDMPDELRELLVAVNSIPIASAECERGFSQMNLICTPHRGSLLIPTISSLLFLNLVGPPLDKFNPVPYVRSWVSKGHRNATDARSKTRNREREENPDMLVMWNIMSS, encoded by the coding sequence ATGTTGGGGCGTAAAAGTGGAGTGGCGAGTCGGCTCCAGACAATGTTCCCCAACATCACTCTGTGGCACTGCTCAGCCCACAGACTTGAGCTCGCGGTTGCCGACGTAGTGAAAGAGATGGGCGCCGTAAATCACTTTAAAAGTCTGATGGACAAGCTGTATGCACTGTATAGCACATCCAACAAAAACCGATTGGAACTGAGAACGGCTGCGGAGAGCCTCGATGTACAACTATGCAAAATAGGTCGAATTCTAGATACCAGGTGGGTGGCCTCAAGTTTTAGAACAGTCGACGCTGTGTGGAAGAATTACCCAGCACTTTACAAACATTTCCAAACGGCATCCGACGACCCCTCTCGCGATGGCATCACAAGGCGCACATACAGCGGGCTTGCTATGCGCCTGTCTTCACATGCCTTTGTGAACAATTTAGGCATTATGTGCGATGCACTACAAGAATTGTCTGAGCTTTCAGTTGAGCTTCAAAAAAGAGACGTCACCATCATTTCAGCACACAAgacaatttcacgtgaaatcagagtaCTCGAGGCAATGTCAGAACGGCCAGGGCGCTACACTGAACTGAGCCAAAGGGGGATCGTTGAAAACTCATTCCAAGGTGTCACACTGAATGGAGGAAAGCCAAGTGACAAATCACTCGACCACAAGCAGTTTTTCTTAACTGTGGCCAAAAACCTGGAGGAGCGCATGCTATCGCAAGGAGGTCGCGTGCCAGACAAAACTGGATATAACAAATTCATTGAGGAGTTGAAGGTACTTTACGCACAGTATTGGCCTGATGGAGCAGATGCGTTGTATGGAGAGACTGAGGTTGAGTCACTGTGCCAACGCTTCAACATCACAAACCCACGCGCTGTCCTACGGGCCTACAGGGCATACAGGGACTCGGATGGAAACGACATGCCCGATGAACTGAGGGAATTACTTGTTGCTGTCAACAGTATTCCCATTGCAAGTGCTGAATGTGAGCGTGGCTTTTCTCAAATGAATCTGATATGCACTCCCCATCGTGGCTCTCTGCTCATACCCACCATATCATCTTTGCTGTTCCTGAATCTTGTTGGACCACCACTGGATAAATTCAACCCTGTCCCTTACGTCAGATCGTGGGTTTCCAAGGGACACAGAAACGCGACAGACGCACGCAGTAAAACgcgcaacagagagagggaggagaatccTGACATGCTGGTGATGTGGAATATTATGAGCAGCTAA